The window CGGCGAACAGAACGTACGCGCTCGCCCCGCTCCGGTATCGCTCCGACGACGGGGCGAGCGTCCGGATGCGCTTCAGTTCGACCGAGACGGCCGACGGGCCGGCGACGGTCGAGGCGGAACTCCGGAACGAGAACCCCTTCGAGAACACGTTCCGGCTGGAGTGGACGCCGCCGTTCGGGCGACTCGCCAGCGATATCCCGGAGTCATTGGGCCTCCGGCAATCCGAGCACACCTACCGCGTCGGACTCGTCTTCGCCCCGACGGCGAACCACGAGCTCGTCGAGGAGCCGCCGGCGCTCGAACGCGCTGCCGACGGGCACTGGCGACTCGCCGGCGACTCGTTCCCGCAACTCCCCGAGCGCGTCCGACTCGCAGCCGACGAGACCGTTCGCGGGGAGTACGCCCTGGTCGGCCGTGCCGAAGGTGCCGGCCGTGGTCGGCCGCCCGGGATGTACGAGTTCTCCCGTGCGGGCGAACGCCCCGTCCGGGTGAGCGTCTGGCCCACCGATGCGCCCGGCCCGACGACCGATTCCCGGTTCACGGGGACCACTGTCCCCGACCTCCCGGGCGAGTCGGAGACGGCGTGGTTCCACGATGCCGACGCGAGCACGCCCTCGTTCGTCAGACCGAGCGTCGAGCGGACCGACCTCCCGGCTCGTGTCGAGTTCACGTTCGTCAATCACTCGCGGGAGTCGACACGCTGTGGCCACTGGAATCTCCACAAGCTCGTCGACGGCGAGTGGTTCCACCTCGGGCCCTACATCCACATGTCGGACTGCCGCAGTGTCGCCCCGGGCGACACGAATACCTGGACGATGCGGGCGTCGACGGGTGAGATGGCGCCCTGCGAGGCGCAGCACTATCCGTTCCTGGGTGGTGGCCGGTACGCCGCCGTGGCGGGCTACGGACACGCGACGGCACGGAGTGCCGCCCTGGTCCAGTTCGACGCCCCCGCGGTATCGGTGGTCCCGACGGACGACGTGACGACGGAGCGAACGGACGGGCAGGTGACGGTCACGTCCGATCGCTGGCGAACCGCGCCCGACGACGGGGACCGTTCGCGGGTCGAGCTCGTGCTCGAGCGGGCGGCGAGTGCCGATCGAACGCTCATCCCGGAACAGGTGATGCGTCGCCGGCGCCGGGGCCTCCGGAACACGCTCGCCTTCGTCGCTCCCGATATCGAGCGGGTCGTCCTGCGCACGGACGACCGGACGACGGCCTGGACCGTCGGCTACGACGACGGTGCCGCCGGATTCAGGTACGAGGGCCAGGCGTACCGGGTCACCGAGAGTAGCCGGTAGGCTGGGCACGCCCCGTTCATCCGGAGGGGCGGTCACTTCCAACTGGTACCGGTCGTTACGGTTCCTCGTCACGCAGTCGAGCTGCGATGGCCTCCAGCTCCGCCTTCCGGAAGGACCGTTCGCCATCCACGGAGTCTGGGTCGAGCCCCTCGACCCGGTCCCGAACGATGGCCCGCATCTCGCGTTTCGGCGGGAGCGGCTTCCCCGTCACCTCCTCGCCCAGGGCGCCACAGATGGCCGCGAGGGCCTCCTTCGTGAAGTCGGTCGAGACGGCGCGTTCGTAGCGGCCGACGGCCAGGCGGATCTCGTCCCGTAACTCGTCGACGGTGGGTGACATACCGGCCCGTCCACCGGACGCCCCCTGTTGTTTCCGGTTCGCCCGGTCTACGCCCCGTCCGCGTCCTCCTGTCGCTGCCGGTCCTCGGCCGTGTAGCCGCCGACCGACCCCTCCCGGCGCGCCTCGCTGATGTTGCGCGAGGTGGAGGCGTACGCCTCCTCTGCGCCCTCGCCGCTGTGGGACATGTCCAGCGACTTGTCCCGGTCGATGCCCATCTCCGCGGCCGTGAGCGCGGCGTCCTGGTTCGCCCCGATGAAGAGGAACTCCCAGTCGTGCTCCTCGCGGTACTCCTCGACGAGGTCGCGGACGCGCTCCTGTGGCGTCTCGGAGGCGTTCTCGCGGCCGTCGGTCAGGACGACCACGACGACCGTCCCCGGCCGGACCTTCTTCGGGAGCTGGCGGATATGCTCGTCCGTCTCCGTGACCGCCGTCGTGATTGCGTCGTGGAGTGCCGTCTGTCCGCCGGGTGTGTACGTCTCCTCGTCGAGCTCCGGGGCGTCGCCGATTGGCCGCCCCTCGTACACCTGCGTGACGCCGGAGTTGAAATCGTACAGCGTCACCGACGCGCGGCCCGGTTCCGCCTGCTGGTCCGCGAGGAACGTGTTGAAGCCGCCGATGGTGTCCTCGCGGATCTTCGACATCGAGCCGGACGAGTCGAGTACGAACGTGACGTGTGTCTTCTGTGTCATGAGTGGTCTCCCTCGGTTGCCGCCCGCAGCCGTCCGCGTGTTCGCCGCACTGTGCCGTTCGCCGTCCTCGCTGCCCGCGTCCGTTCCGCGGGACGCACCTCACACGGGCCCGCCCGCTATCTCCGCGACGGCCCACTGTGCCCGTTTGCGGACCTGCTCGTCGTCGTCCTCGACCGCCAGGTCGCGCAGGGCCTCGAGCGACGCCTCGTCCTCGAGATGGCCGAGCGCCCAGCACGCGTTCACCCGGACGAGTCGGTGCTCGTCGGCCAACAGCGGCCGGAGCCGGTCCAGGTGCTCGCGCGCCCGGTCGGGCAGGTCCTCCGCAACGCGGGCCATCGCCGCCGAACCGTTGACCCGCGTGAAGTCGTCCTCGGCCGATAGCAGTCCCGCCACCGTGTCCACGTGAGGTTCGATGTGGTCGGCGTGGAGCCGGGACACCTCCCACAGGAGGCCGGTCGCGTTGTTCCGGAGCTTCGGGTGCTCGGACTCGAGCAGGGCTGCGACTTCGTCGACGAGGCCGAGTGCGACGGTCGGGTTCTCGTTCGCCACGCGTCCGAGCGCCGCCGTCGCACTGAGCCGTGCGCCGGGACTGAGCGACTCGTCGGCCAGCACCTCCCCGAGCGCCGGCGCGGCAGGCTCCACCGCCCACGGTGACTCCGCCGCCAGGAGCGACAGGGCGTGCGCCGCGTGGTGGGTCGCGACCCGGTCCTCCAGCAGCGTCGCGAGCGATGGCACCGCGTCGACCACGTCGTCCGGGTCGGCCTCCGCTATCGGCACGATGCAGGACGCCGCCTGCTTCCGGACCGCGTCGTCCGTCCCTGTCAGGTACTCCGTGACCGCGTCCGACAGGGGCGCGATGTCCGCGGCGTCGGCCTCCCCGATGGACGCCACGGCCGACAGTGCGTGACCGGGCTCGGCACAGCCGCCCTCGAGGAGTGACCGCAGAATCGGCAGTGCGGGCGTACACTCCGCCGGCCGTGCAGCGGCCGTGTGGCGGAGAGCCGCGAGCGCCGCGGCCTGTGGCGTCTCGTCCTCCCGGTCGAGCAGCGCCAGCACGCGCGAGACATCGACAGCGAACGGGTTGTCCGCCGCGAGGTCAGCGAACGCCGTGGCCTGTTCGACGGGGTCGTCCGTCGCCGGCAGGTACGCCTCGGTCGGCGGGTCGACGACGTGGACCGCCTCTATGTCCCGGACCAGCACGTCGAACCGCTCGCGGTCCGGGGCGGCTGGGTGACACCGCAGCACCGGGGCCGCCGCCGGCCGGTCGAGGGTCCGCTGGTCCAGCGAGAGGTTGCGGCAGAGGACCGACCGCTCGGTGCCGTCCTCTGTGTATGCGAGTTCGAACCCGGGCGCGTCGGCGTGTTCGTCGAGCCACGCATCGAGGTGGGCCGCATCAACCGGCGTAGTGCCGGCCGACCGGACCCCTCCGTCTCCCACCCGGTCGCGGACCCACGGGAGCGCCGGGTCGATCTCCCCGCGCTCGACGGCCGGGACGAACTCCCACGCGTGGTAGTGGTCCCAGCCGTCGACGTCGCTCAGGTCGATGTCGTCGACCACGACGTAGCCGTCGGCCTCCGGATGCAGGTCCGCGATGAGTCCGAGCCGCTCCCGACGCTTCGGGAACCGCTCGTACCGCCCGTCGCGGCGCTTCTCGCCGAGCCACCGGTCCCAGTCGTCCGGGTGCATCCCCACGATGTCGACGACGCCTGGGATGGCGGCCTCCGCAGCGAG of the Haloglomus salinum genome contains:
- a CDS encoding vWA domain-containing protein; the protein is MTQKTHVTFVLDSSGSMSKIREDTIGGFNTFLADQQAEPGRASVTLYDFNSGVTQVYEGRPIGDAPELDEETYTPGGQTALHDAITTAVTETDEHIRQLPKKVRPGTVVVVVLTDGRENASETPQERVRDLVEEYREEHDWEFLFIGANQDAALTAAEMGIDRDKSLDMSHSGEGAEEAYASTSRNISEARREGSVGGYTAEDRQRQEDADGA
- a CDS encoding HEAT repeat domain-containing protein, with the translated sequence MLVFAFDRDWTVDVNAHPRREAVPLEWVRELAHGTEHAVYAIGNQDLAAEAAIPGVVDIVGMHPDDWDRWLGEKRRDGRYERFPKRRERLGLIADLHPEADGYVVVDDIDLSDVDGWDHYHAWEFVPAVERGEIDPALPWVRDRVGDGGVRSAGTTPVDAAHLDAWLDEHADAPGFELAYTEDGTERSVLCRNLSLDQRTLDRPAAAPVLRCHPAAPDRERFDVLVRDIEAVHVVDPPTEAYLPATDDPVEQATAFADLAADNPFAVDVSRVLALLDREDETPQAAALAALRHTAAARPAECTPALPILRSLLEGGCAEPGHALSAVASIGEADAADIAPLSDAVTEYLTGTDDAVRKQAASCIVPIAEADPDDVVDAVPSLATLLEDRVATHHAAHALSLLAAESPWAVEPAAPALGEVLADESLSPGARLSATAALGRVANENPTVALGLVDEVAALLESEHPKLRNNATGLLWEVSRLHADHIEPHVDTVAGLLSAEDDFTRVNGSAAMARVAEDLPDRAREHLDRLRPLLADEHRLVRVNACWALGHLEDEASLEALRDLAVEDDDEQVRKRAQWAVAEIAGGPV